The Lutra lutra chromosome 10, mLutLut1.2, whole genome shotgun sequence genome contains a region encoding:
- the LOC125079326 gene encoding olfactory receptor 51F2 gives MLALNNTNVQPLTFFLTGIPGLRTAQVWISIPFCLLYVIALSGNSMILFVVLREQNLHEPMYYFLSMLSATDLSLSLCTLSTTLGVFWFEAREITLNACIAQMFFLHGFTFMESGVLLAMAFDRFVAICNPLRYTTVLSNARIAQIGMSILVRNVAVMLPVVLFVKKLSFCSAVVLSHSYCYHVDLIQLSCTDNRINNILGLFAIFSTTGFDCPCILLSYVLIIRSVLSIASSEGRQKAFNTCISHISAVAIFYIPLISLSLVRRYGHSAPAFVHTIMANVFLLIPPVLNPIIYSVKTKQIRKAITKVLIQKQQQI, from the coding sequence ATGTTGGCCCTCAATAATACCAATGTTCAACCTTTGACCTTCTTCCTGACGGGCATCCCAGGCCTGAGAACAGCCCAGGTTTGGATCTCCATACCTTTTTGTCTCCTGTATGTCATCGCCCTCTCTGGGAACAGCATGATCCTATTTGTGGTCCTCCGTGAGCAAAACCTCCATGAACCCATGTATTATTTCCTCTCTATGCTTTCAGCCACAGACCTGAGCTTATCCCTGTGCACCCTTTCCACTACCCTTGGTGTCTTCTGGTTTGAAGCTCGAGAAATCACCTTAAATGCCTGCATTGCCCAGATGTTCTTTCTCCATGGATTTACTTTCATGGAGTCTGGGGTCCTGCTGGCCATGGCCTTTGATCGTTTTGTAGCCATCTGTAATCCACTGAGATACACCACCGTTCTCAGCAATGCCAGGATTGCCCAGATTGGGATGAGCATATTGGTACGGAATGTTGCTGTCATGTTACCCGTGGTGCTCTTTGTTAAAAAGCTGTCCTTCTGCAGTGCTGTGGTCCTTTCACATTCTTACTGCTACCATGTTGATCTCATTCAACTCTCATGCACAGACAATAGAATCAACAATATCCTTGGTCTATTTGCAATTTTCTCCACAACAGGGTTTGACTGCCCTTGCATCTTGCTCTCCTATGTACTGATCATCCGATCTGTTCTCAGCATTGCCTCCTCAGAGGGGCGGCAAAAAGCCTTCAACACCTGCATATCCCACATCAGTGCTGTTGCCATCTTCTACATCCCCCTCATCAGCTTGTCTCTTGTCCGTCGCTATGGCCATTCAGCACCTGCATTTGTCCACACCATCATGGCGAATGTCTTCCTTCTCATTCCTCCTGTGCTCAACCCTATCATCTACAGTGTGAAGACTAAGCAGATTCGAAAGGCTATTACCAAGGTCTTAATTCAGAAGCAGCAACAAATCTAA
- the LOC125079354 gene encoding olfactory receptor 52R1-like, producing MLASGNNTLHPVFFILLGIPGLENYQFWIAFPLCAMYLVAIVGNIIVLHIIRIDHTLHEPMYLFLAMLAVTDLTLSSSTQPKMLAILWFHAHEIEYHACLIQVFFIHAFSSVESGLLMAMALDRYVAICFPLHHSTVLTPAVVGKLGAAVMMRGLLWVSPFCFMVSRMPFCTNHVIPQSYCEHMAVLKLVCADTRVNRAYGLFVAFSLAVFDIIVISISYVMILRTVLRLPSEEARLKAFGTCASHICVILAFYIPALFTFLTHRFGHHVPRVIHVMFANLYLLVPPMLNPIIYGVRTKQIRDRVIQGCCGKVP from the coding sequence ATGCTGGCCTCAGGGAATAACACTTTGCATCCTGTGTTCTTCATCCTACTTGGAATCCCAGGACTTGAGAATTACCAATTTTGGATTGCGTTCCCTCTCTGTGCCATGTATCTTGTGGCTATAGTTGGCAATATCATTGTCCTTCACATAATCCGAATTGACCACACGCTGCATGAGCCCATGTACCTGTTCCTAGCCATGCTGGCTGTCACTGACCTGACCCTGTCCTCTTCCACCCAACCTAAAATGCTGGCTATACTCTGGTTTCATGCTCATGAGATTGAATACCATGCCTGCCTCATCCAGGTGTTCTTCATCCATGCCTTTTCTTCCGTGGAGTCTGGGTTGCTCATGGCTATGGCCTTGGACCGTTATGTGGctatctgcttccccctccaccacTCTACTGTCCTGACCCCAGCTGTGGTGGGTAAACTGGGGGCAGCTGTGATGATGAGAGGGTTGCTGTGGGTGAGTCCCTTCTGCTTCATGGTGTCCAGGATGCCCTTCTGCACCAACCATGTCATTCCCCAGTCATACTGTGAGCACATGGCTGTGCTAAAGCTGGTGTGTGCAGATACCAGAGTCAATCGTGCATATGGGCTCTTTGTGGCCTTCTCTCTGGCTGTCTTTGACATAATTGTCATTAGTATATCTTATGTGATGATTTTGAGAACTGTTCTGAGGTTGCCCTCTGAGGAGGCCCGGCTCAAGGCTTTTGGCACGTGTGCTTCCCATATCTGTGTCATCTTGGCTTTTTATATCCCGGCCCTCTTCACCTTCCTCACCCACCGCTTTGGACATCATGTGCCCCGAGTGATACATGTCATGTTCGCTAATCTCTATCTCCTGGTACCTCCCATGCTCAACCCCATCATCTATGGGGTTAGAACCAAGCAGATCAGGGACAGGGTTATTCAAGGATGTTGTGGAAAAGTTCCCTGA